The Virgibacillus phasianinus genome includes a window with the following:
- the rpmC gene encoding 50S ribosomal protein L29, translated as MKANEIRELTTAEIEQKVKSLKEELFNLRFQLATGSLENTARIRTVRKSIARLKTVARQRELSVNN; from the coding sequence ATGAAGGCTAATGAAATCAGAGAACTAACCACTGCCGAAATTGAACAAAAAGTAAAATCATTGAAGGAAGAACTATTTAATTTACGCTTTCAATTAGCGACTGGATCTTTGGAAAACACTGCACGTATTCGTACAGTCCGTAAATCTATTGCTCGTCTTAAAACAGTTGCACGTCAACGTGAACTAAGTGTAAATAACTAG
- the rplP gene encoding 50S ribosomal protein L16, with protein sequence MLMPKRVKYRRQHRGRMRGQAKGGKTVAFGEYGLQALEASWITNRQIESARIAMTRYMKRGGKVWIKIFPDKPYTAKPLEVRMGSGKGAPEGWVAVVKPGKILFEIAGVSEEVAREALRLASHKLPIKTKFVKREEIGGEINEG encoded by the coding sequence ATGTTAATGCCCAAACGTGTTAAATATCGTAGACAACATCGTGGTCGCATGAGAGGTCAAGCAAAAGGTGGAAAAACTGTAGCTTTTGGTGAGTATGGTTTACAAGCACTTGAAGCTTCATGGATCACAAACCGCCAAATTGAGTCAGCTCGTATTGCAATGACTCGTTATATGAAACGTGGCGGTAAAGTTTGGATCAAAATCTTTCCAGACAAACCATATACTGCAAAGCCCCTTGAAGTTCGAATGGGTTCCGGTAAAGGTGCTCCTGAAGGATGGGTTGCAGTAGTAAAACCAGGTAAAATTTTGTTTGAAATCGCTGGTGTAAGTGAGGAAGTTGCACGTGAAGCTTTACGTCTTGCTTCTCATAAACTGCCGATCAAAACTAAGTTTGTAAAACGTGAAGAAATTGGTGGTGAAATCAATGAAGGCTAA